The following are from one region of the Strix aluco isolate bStrAlu1 chromosome 30, bStrAlu1.hap1, whole genome shotgun sequence genome:
- the ARNT gene encoding aryl hydrocarbon receptor nuclear translocator isoform X2 codes for MASDVSSLGAAVSSGNPGPGAQAGGAIVQRASKRRPGLDFDDDGEGNSKFLRCDDDPMPNDKERFARSDDEQSSADKERLARENHSEIERRRRNKMTAYITELSDMVPTCSALARKPDKLTILRMAVSHMKSLRGTGNTSTDGTYKPSFLTDQELKHLILEAADGFLFIVSCETGRVVYVSDSVTPVLNQPQSEWFGSTLYDQVHPDDVGKLREQLSTSENALTEGTKPWCLSNKDPAAPPESASKGRILDLKTGTVKKEGQQSMRMCMGSRRSFICRMRCGNSSVDPVSVNRLSFMRNRCRNGLGAAKDGEPHYVVVHCTGYIKAWPPAGVSLPDDDPDAGQGSKFCLVAIGRLQVTSSPNCTDMNNVCQPTEFISRHNTEGIFTFIDHRCVATVGYQPQELLGKDIVDFCHPEDQQLLRDSFQQVVKLKGQVLSVMFRFRSKNREWLWMRTSSFTFQNPYSDEIEYIICTNTNVKNSSQESRPALSNSMQRPQLGQSVSLPLEMGTAQLPARQQQPPQQTELEVVPGRESLSGYDHSQVPVQPVAAAGPEHSKPLEKAENLFNQERDPRFSEIYSGIGADQNKALPASSVPANQPLFTQGNTFTPSRPAESFRSSSMVPPVNIIQQQPSSAGRILAQISRHSTPAQVSGTNWAPGTRPAFAPQQVASQAVKTRPSSFSMGTFQGTPSSFSPMAAPGSTASPTGAAYPNLAGRGTAFAAEAAQTPAPFQARATEGVGMWPQWQGQHHGPASGEQHVQQPQPSQPEVFSDMLTMLGDQGPNYNNEEFPELNIFPSFSE; via the exons ATGGCATCAGATGTTTCCTCGCTGGGTGCAGCCGTCAGCTCGGGGAACCCTGGGCCGGGCGCACAGGCTGGAGGAGCCATCGTTCAGAGAGCCAGCAAGAGGCGTCCCGG gcTTGATTTTGATGATGATGGAGAAGGAAACAGTAAATTCCTCAG ATGTGATGATGACCCGATGCCAAACGATAAAGAGAGATTTGCCAG gtcTGATGATGAACAGAGTTCAGCGGATAAGGAGAGACTTGCCAG GGAAAATCACAGCGAGATTGAACGTAGGCGGAGGAACAAGATGACCGCCTACATCACGGAGCTGTCGGACATGGTGCCCACCTGCAGCGCCCTGGCCCGCAAACCAGACAAGCTCACCATCCTGCGCATGGCCGTGTCTCACATGAAGTCCCTGCGCGGCACGGGCAACACCTCCACTGACGGCACCTACAaaccctccttcctcactgaccag GAACTCAAACACCTGATCCTGGAGGCGGCCGATGGCTTTCTGTTCATAGTGTCCTGTGAGACCGGGCGGGTGGTCTACGTCTCCGACTCGGTGACCCCCGTCCTGAACCAGCCGCAGTCGGAGTGGTTCGGCAGCACCCTCTACGACCAGGTGCACCCCGACGACGTGGGCAAGCTGAGGGAGCAGCTCTCCACCTCCGAGAACGCGCTGACAG AAGGAACCAAACCCTGGTGTCTTTCTAACAAGGATCCTGCAGCCCCCCCTGAGAGTGCATCGAAAG GTCGCATCCTAGACTTGAAGACGGGGACTGTCAAGAAGGAAGGCCAGCAGTCCATGAGGATGTGTATGGGCTCGCGACGCTCTTTCATCTGCCGGATGAG GTGTGGCAACAGCTCGGTGGATCCAGTCTCTGTCAACCGTCTCAGCTTTATGAGGAATCGCTGCAG GAACGGCTTAGGCGCAGCAAAAGACGGCGAACCTCACTACGTGGTGGTGCACTGCACGGGCTACATAAAAGCCTGGCCCCCCGCAG GTGTTTCCCTGCCTGATGATGACCCGGACGCTGGCCAGGGCAGCAAGTTTTGCCTCGTGGCTATTGGCAGGCTCCAG GTCACCAGCTCACCCAACTGCACGGACATGAACAATGTTTGTCAGCCGACAGAGTTCATCTCCCGGCACAACACCGAAGGCATTTTCACCTTCATAGATCACCGGTGTGTGGCTACGGTTGGCTACCAGCCACAG GAACTTCTGGGGAAAGACATTGTGGATTTCTGCCACCCGGAAGACCAGCAGCTTTTGCGGGACAGCTTTCAGCAG GTGGTGAAGTTAAAAGGCCAGGTTCTGTCAGTCATGTTCCGATTCCGATCCAAAAACCGGGAATGGCTCTGGATGAGAACCAGCTCCTTTACCTTCCAGAACCCCTACTCGGATGAAATTGAGTACATCATCTGTACCAACACCAACGTCAA GAACTCGAGCCAGGAGTCTCGGCCTGCCCTGTCAAACTCCATGCAGAGGCCCCAGCTGGGGCAGAGTGTCAGCCTTCCCCTGGAGATGGGCACGGCACAGCTGCCCGCAAG gcagcagcagccaccacaacAGACAGAGCTGGAAGTGGTCCCGGGAAGAGAGAGCCTGTCTGGTTACGACCACTCACAG GTTCCCGTTCAGCCCGTGGCAGCTGCCGGCCCGGAGCACAGCAAGCCCCTGGAGAAGGCAGAGAACCTTTTTAATCAGGAGCGGGACCCCCGGTTCAGCGAAATCTACAGCGGGATCGGTGCAG ACCAGAACAAAGCCCTTCCTGCCAGCTCGGTGCCCGCCAACCAGCCTCTCTTCACGCAGGGAAACACTTTCACCCCGTCGCGACCCGCCGAGAGCTTCAG gagcagcagcatggtCCCTCCCGTGAACATCATTCAGCAGCAGCCCTCGTCCGCGGGCCGGATCCTGGCGCAGATCTCGCGCCACTCCACCCCAGCTCAGGTCAGCGGAACCAACTGGGCTCCCGGGACACGGCCGGCGTTCGCGCCCCAG CAAGTGGCATCCCAGGCGGTGAAGACTCGACCCTCTTCCTTCAGCATGGGGACTTTCCAAGGCACCCCGTCCTCCTTCAGCCCCATGGCAGCGCCTGGCTCCACGGCTTCTCCCACCGGGGCCGCTTACCCCAACCTCGCCGGCCGCGGCACGGCCTTCG CCGCCGAGGCAGCGCAGACGCCGGCCCCGTTCCAGGCGCGGGCGACCGAGGGCGTGGGGATGTGGCCGCAGTGGCAAGGACAGCACCACGGCCCGGCGTCGGGGGAGCAGCACgtgcagcagccacagccaagCCAGCCTGAGGTCTTCTCA GACATGCTGACGATGCTGGGAGACCAGGGACCCAACTACAACAACGAAGAGTTCCCAGAGCTCAATATATTCCCTTcgttttcagaataa
- the ARNT gene encoding aryl hydrocarbon receptor nuclear translocator isoform X6: MFPRWVQPSARGTLGRAHRLEEPSFREPARGVPGLILMMMEKETVNSSDVMMTRCQTIKRDLPGLMMNRVQRIRRDLPEYQFLAARSKVTEWLHTWENHSEIERRRRNKMTAYITELSDMVPTCSALARKPDKLTILRMAVSHMKSLRGTGNTSTDGTYKPSFLTDQELKHLILEAADGFLFIVSCETGRVVYVSDSVTPVLNQPQSEWFGSTLYDQVHPDDVGKLREQLSTSENALTGRILDLKTGTVKKEGQQSMRMCMGSRRSFICRMRCGNSSVDPVSVNRLSFMRNRCRNGLGAAKDGEPHYVVVHCTGYIKAWPPAGVSLPDDDPDAGQGSKFCLVAIGRLQVTSSPNCTDMNNVCQPTEFISRHNTEGIFTFIDHRCVATVGYQPQELLGKDIVDFCHPEDQQLLRDSFQQVVKLKGQVLSVMFRFRSKNREWLWMRTSSFTFQNPYSDEIEYIICTNTNVKQQQPPQQTELEVVPGRESLSGYDHSQVPVQPVAAAGPEHSKPLEKAENLFNQERDPRFSEIYSGIGADQNKALPASSVPANQPLFTQGNTFTPSRPAESFRSSSMVPPVNIIQQQPSSAGRILAQISRHSTPAQVSGTNWAPGTRPAFAPQQVASQAVKTRPSSFSMGTFQGTPSSFSPMAAPGSTASPTGAAYPNLAGRGTAFAAEAAQTPAPFQARATEGVGMWPQWQGQHHGPASGEQHVQQPQPSQPEVFSDMLTMLGDQGPNYNNEEFPELNIFPSFSE; the protein is encoded by the exons ATGTTTCCTCGCTGGGTGCAGCCGTCAGCTCGGGGAACCCTGGGCCGGGCGCACAGGCTGGAGGAGCCATCGTTCAGAGAGCCAGCAAGAGGCGTCCCGG gcTTGATTTTGATGATGATGGAGAAGGAAACAGTAAATTCCTCAG ATGTGATGATGACCCGATGCCAAACGATAAAGAGAGATTTGCCAG gtcTGATGATGAACAGAGTTCAGCGGATAAGGAGAGACTTGCCAG AATATCAGTTTCTTGCAGCAAGGAGCAAGGTCACTGAGTGGTTGCACACCTG GGAAAATCACAGCGAGATTGAACGTAGGCGGAGGAACAAGATGACCGCCTACATCACGGAGCTGTCGGACATGGTGCCCACCTGCAGCGCCCTGGCCCGCAAACCAGACAAGCTCACCATCCTGCGCATGGCCGTGTCTCACATGAAGTCCCTGCGCGGCACGGGCAACACCTCCACTGACGGCACCTACAaaccctccttcctcactgaccag GAACTCAAACACCTGATCCTGGAGGCGGCCGATGGCTTTCTGTTCATAGTGTCCTGTGAGACCGGGCGGGTGGTCTACGTCTCCGACTCGGTGACCCCCGTCCTGAACCAGCCGCAGTCGGAGTGGTTCGGCAGCACCCTCTACGACCAGGTGCACCCCGACGACGTGGGCAAGCTGAGGGAGCAGCTCTCCACCTCCGAGAACGCGCTGACAG GTCGCATCCTAGACTTGAAGACGGGGACTGTCAAGAAGGAAGGCCAGCAGTCCATGAGGATGTGTATGGGCTCGCGACGCTCTTTCATCTGCCGGATGAG GTGTGGCAACAGCTCGGTGGATCCAGTCTCTGTCAACCGTCTCAGCTTTATGAGGAATCGCTGCAG GAACGGCTTAGGCGCAGCAAAAGACGGCGAACCTCACTACGTGGTGGTGCACTGCACGGGCTACATAAAAGCCTGGCCCCCCGCAG GTGTTTCCCTGCCTGATGATGACCCGGACGCTGGCCAGGGCAGCAAGTTTTGCCTCGTGGCTATTGGCAGGCTCCAG GTCACCAGCTCACCCAACTGCACGGACATGAACAATGTTTGTCAGCCGACAGAGTTCATCTCCCGGCACAACACCGAAGGCATTTTCACCTTCATAGATCACCGGTGTGTGGCTACGGTTGGCTACCAGCCACAG GAACTTCTGGGGAAAGACATTGTGGATTTCTGCCACCCGGAAGACCAGCAGCTTTTGCGGGACAGCTTTCAGCAG GTGGTGAAGTTAAAAGGCCAGGTTCTGTCAGTCATGTTCCGATTCCGATCCAAAAACCGGGAATGGCTCTGGATGAGAACCAGCTCCTTTACCTTCCAGAACCCCTACTCGGATGAAATTGAGTACATCATCTGTACCAACACCAACGTCAA gcagcagcagccaccacaacAGACAGAGCTGGAAGTGGTCCCGGGAAGAGAGAGCCTGTCTGGTTACGACCACTCACAG GTTCCCGTTCAGCCCGTGGCAGCTGCCGGCCCGGAGCACAGCAAGCCCCTGGAGAAGGCAGAGAACCTTTTTAATCAGGAGCGGGACCCCCGGTTCAGCGAAATCTACAGCGGGATCGGTGCAG ACCAGAACAAAGCCCTTCCTGCCAGCTCGGTGCCCGCCAACCAGCCTCTCTTCACGCAGGGAAACACTTTCACCCCGTCGCGACCCGCCGAGAGCTTCAG gagcagcagcatggtCCCTCCCGTGAACATCATTCAGCAGCAGCCCTCGTCCGCGGGCCGGATCCTGGCGCAGATCTCGCGCCACTCCACCCCAGCTCAGGTCAGCGGAACCAACTGGGCTCCCGGGACACGGCCGGCGTTCGCGCCCCAG CAAGTGGCATCCCAGGCGGTGAAGACTCGACCCTCTTCCTTCAGCATGGGGACTTTCCAAGGCACCCCGTCCTCCTTCAGCCCCATGGCAGCGCCTGGCTCCACGGCTTCTCCCACCGGGGCCGCTTACCCCAACCTCGCCGGCCGCGGCACGGCCTTCG CCGCCGAGGCAGCGCAGACGCCGGCCCCGTTCCAGGCGCGGGCGACCGAGGGCGTGGGGATGTGGCCGCAGTGGCAAGGACAGCACCACGGCCCGGCGTCGGGGGAGCAGCACgtgcagcagccacagccaagCCAGCCTGAGGTCTTCTCA GACATGCTGACGATGCTGGGAGACCAGGGACCCAACTACAACAACGAAGAGTTCCCAGAGCTCAATATATTCCCTTcgttttcagaataa
- the ARNT gene encoding aryl hydrocarbon receptor nuclear translocator isoform X8 translates to MTAYITELSDMVPTCSALARKPDKLTILRMAVSHMKSLRGTGNTSTDGTYKPSFLTDQELKHLILEAADGFLFIVSCETGRVVYVSDSVTPVLNQPQSEWFGSTLYDQVHPDDVGKLREQLSTSENALTEGTKPWCLSNKDPAAPPESASKGRILDLKTGTVKKEGQQSMRMCMGSRRSFICRMRCGNSSVDPVSVNRLSFMRNRCRNGLGAAKDGEPHYVVVHCTGYIKAWPPAGVSLPDDDPDAGQGSKFCLVAIGRLQVTSSPNCTDMNNVCQPTEFISRHNTEGIFTFIDHRCVATVGYQPQELLGKDIVDFCHPEDQQLLRDSFQQVVKLKGQVLSVMFRFRSKNREWLWMRTSSFTFQNPYSDEIEYIICTNTNVKNSSQESRPALSNSMQRPQLGQSVSLPLEMGTAQLPARQQQPPQQTELEVVPGRESLSGYDHSQVPVQPVAAAGPEHSKPLEKAENLFNQERDPRFSEIYSGIGADQNKALPASSVPANQPLFTQGNTFTPSRPAESFRSSSMVPPVNIIQQQPSSAGRILAQISRHSTPAQVSGTNWAPGTRPAFAPQQVASQAVKTRPSSFSMGTFQGTPSSFSPMAAPGSTASPTGAAYPNLAGRGTAFAAEAAQTPAPFQARATEGVGMWPQWQGQHHGPASGEQHVQQPQPSQPEVFSDMLTMLGDQGPNYNNEEFPELNIFPSFSE, encoded by the exons ATGACCGCCTACATCACGGAGCTGTCGGACATGGTGCCCACCTGCAGCGCCCTGGCCCGCAAACCAGACAAGCTCACCATCCTGCGCATGGCCGTGTCTCACATGAAGTCCCTGCGCGGCACGGGCAACACCTCCACTGACGGCACCTACAaaccctccttcctcactgaccag GAACTCAAACACCTGATCCTGGAGGCGGCCGATGGCTTTCTGTTCATAGTGTCCTGTGAGACCGGGCGGGTGGTCTACGTCTCCGACTCGGTGACCCCCGTCCTGAACCAGCCGCAGTCGGAGTGGTTCGGCAGCACCCTCTACGACCAGGTGCACCCCGACGACGTGGGCAAGCTGAGGGAGCAGCTCTCCACCTCCGAGAACGCGCTGACAG AAGGAACCAAACCCTGGTGTCTTTCTAACAAGGATCCTGCAGCCCCCCCTGAGAGTGCATCGAAAG GTCGCATCCTAGACTTGAAGACGGGGACTGTCAAGAAGGAAGGCCAGCAGTCCATGAGGATGTGTATGGGCTCGCGACGCTCTTTCATCTGCCGGATGAG GTGTGGCAACAGCTCGGTGGATCCAGTCTCTGTCAACCGTCTCAGCTTTATGAGGAATCGCTGCAG GAACGGCTTAGGCGCAGCAAAAGACGGCGAACCTCACTACGTGGTGGTGCACTGCACGGGCTACATAAAAGCCTGGCCCCCCGCAG GTGTTTCCCTGCCTGATGATGACCCGGACGCTGGCCAGGGCAGCAAGTTTTGCCTCGTGGCTATTGGCAGGCTCCAG GTCACCAGCTCACCCAACTGCACGGACATGAACAATGTTTGTCAGCCGACAGAGTTCATCTCCCGGCACAACACCGAAGGCATTTTCACCTTCATAGATCACCGGTGTGTGGCTACGGTTGGCTACCAGCCACAG GAACTTCTGGGGAAAGACATTGTGGATTTCTGCCACCCGGAAGACCAGCAGCTTTTGCGGGACAGCTTTCAGCAG GTGGTGAAGTTAAAAGGCCAGGTTCTGTCAGTCATGTTCCGATTCCGATCCAAAAACCGGGAATGGCTCTGGATGAGAACCAGCTCCTTTACCTTCCAGAACCCCTACTCGGATGAAATTGAGTACATCATCTGTACCAACACCAACGTCAA GAACTCGAGCCAGGAGTCTCGGCCTGCCCTGTCAAACTCCATGCAGAGGCCCCAGCTGGGGCAGAGTGTCAGCCTTCCCCTGGAGATGGGCACGGCACAGCTGCCCGCAAG gcagcagcagccaccacaacAGACAGAGCTGGAAGTGGTCCCGGGAAGAGAGAGCCTGTCTGGTTACGACCACTCACAG GTTCCCGTTCAGCCCGTGGCAGCTGCCGGCCCGGAGCACAGCAAGCCCCTGGAGAAGGCAGAGAACCTTTTTAATCAGGAGCGGGACCCCCGGTTCAGCGAAATCTACAGCGGGATCGGTGCAG ACCAGAACAAAGCCCTTCCTGCCAGCTCGGTGCCCGCCAACCAGCCTCTCTTCACGCAGGGAAACACTTTCACCCCGTCGCGACCCGCCGAGAGCTTCAG gagcagcagcatggtCCCTCCCGTGAACATCATTCAGCAGCAGCCCTCGTCCGCGGGCCGGATCCTGGCGCAGATCTCGCGCCACTCCACCCCAGCTCAGGTCAGCGGAACCAACTGGGCTCCCGGGACACGGCCGGCGTTCGCGCCCCAG CAAGTGGCATCCCAGGCGGTGAAGACTCGACCCTCTTCCTTCAGCATGGGGACTTTCCAAGGCACCCCGTCCTCCTTCAGCCCCATGGCAGCGCCTGGCTCCACGGCTTCTCCCACCGGGGCCGCTTACCCCAACCTCGCCGGCCGCGGCACGGCCTTCG CCGCCGAGGCAGCGCAGACGCCGGCCCCGTTCCAGGCGCGGGCGACCGAGGGCGTGGGGATGTGGCCGCAGTGGCAAGGACAGCACCACGGCCCGGCGTCGGGGGAGCAGCACgtgcagcagccacagccaagCCAGCCTGAGGTCTTCTCA GACATGCTGACGATGCTGGGAGACCAGGGACCCAACTACAACAACGAAGAGTTCCCAGAGCTCAATATATTCCCTTcgttttcagaataa
- the ARNT gene encoding aryl hydrocarbon receptor nuclear translocator isoform X5: protein MAATAANPEMASDVSSLGAAVSSGNPGPGAQAGGAIVQRASKRRPGLDFDDDGEGNSKFLRCDDDPMPNDKERFARENHSEIERRRRNKMTAYITELSDMVPTCSALARKPDKLTILRMAVSHMKSLRGTGNTSTDGTYKPSFLTDQELKHLILEAADGFLFIVSCETGRVVYVSDSVTPVLNQPQSEWFGSTLYDQVHPDDVGKLREQLSTSENALTGRILDLKTGTVKKEGQQSMRMCMGSRRSFICRMRCGNSSVDPVSVNRLSFMRNRCRNGLGAAKDGEPHYVVVHCTGYIKAWPPAGVSLPDDDPDAGQGSKFCLVAIGRLQVTSSPNCTDMNNVCQPTEFISRHNTEGIFTFIDHRCVATVGYQPQELLGKDIVDFCHPEDQQLLRDSFQQVVKLKGQVLSVMFRFRSKNREWLWMRTSSFTFQNPYSDEIEYIICTNTNVKNSSQESRPALSNSMQRPQLGQSVSLPLEMGTAQLPARQQQPPQQTELEVVPGRESLSGYDHSQVPVQPVAAAGPEHSKPLEKAENLFNQERDPRFSEIYSGIGADQNKALPASSVPANQPLFTQGNTFTPSRPAESFRSSSMVPPVNIIQQQPSSAGRILAQISRHSTPAQVSGTNWAPGTRPAFAPQQVASQAVKTRPSSFSMGTFQGTPSSFSPMAAPGSTASPTGAAYPNLAGRGTAFAAEAAQTPAPFQARATEGVGMWPQWQGQHHGPASGEQHVQQPQPSQPEVFSDMLTMLGDQGPNYNNEEFPELNIFPSFSE from the exons AAATGGCATCAGATGTTTCCTCGCTGGGTGCAGCCGTCAGCTCGGGGAACCCTGGGCCGGGCGCACAGGCTGGAGGAGCCATCGTTCAGAGAGCCAGCAAGAGGCGTCCCGG gcTTGATTTTGATGATGATGGAGAAGGAAACAGTAAATTCCTCAG ATGTGATGATGACCCGATGCCAAACGATAAAGAGAGATTTGCCAG GGAAAATCACAGCGAGATTGAACGTAGGCGGAGGAACAAGATGACCGCCTACATCACGGAGCTGTCGGACATGGTGCCCACCTGCAGCGCCCTGGCCCGCAAACCAGACAAGCTCACCATCCTGCGCATGGCCGTGTCTCACATGAAGTCCCTGCGCGGCACGGGCAACACCTCCACTGACGGCACCTACAaaccctccttcctcactgaccag GAACTCAAACACCTGATCCTGGAGGCGGCCGATGGCTTTCTGTTCATAGTGTCCTGTGAGACCGGGCGGGTGGTCTACGTCTCCGACTCGGTGACCCCCGTCCTGAACCAGCCGCAGTCGGAGTGGTTCGGCAGCACCCTCTACGACCAGGTGCACCCCGACGACGTGGGCAAGCTGAGGGAGCAGCTCTCCACCTCCGAGAACGCGCTGACAG GTCGCATCCTAGACTTGAAGACGGGGACTGTCAAGAAGGAAGGCCAGCAGTCCATGAGGATGTGTATGGGCTCGCGACGCTCTTTCATCTGCCGGATGAG GTGTGGCAACAGCTCGGTGGATCCAGTCTCTGTCAACCGTCTCAGCTTTATGAGGAATCGCTGCAG GAACGGCTTAGGCGCAGCAAAAGACGGCGAACCTCACTACGTGGTGGTGCACTGCACGGGCTACATAAAAGCCTGGCCCCCCGCAG GTGTTTCCCTGCCTGATGATGACCCGGACGCTGGCCAGGGCAGCAAGTTTTGCCTCGTGGCTATTGGCAGGCTCCAG GTCACCAGCTCACCCAACTGCACGGACATGAACAATGTTTGTCAGCCGACAGAGTTCATCTCCCGGCACAACACCGAAGGCATTTTCACCTTCATAGATCACCGGTGTGTGGCTACGGTTGGCTACCAGCCACAG GAACTTCTGGGGAAAGACATTGTGGATTTCTGCCACCCGGAAGACCAGCAGCTTTTGCGGGACAGCTTTCAGCAG GTGGTGAAGTTAAAAGGCCAGGTTCTGTCAGTCATGTTCCGATTCCGATCCAAAAACCGGGAATGGCTCTGGATGAGAACCAGCTCCTTTACCTTCCAGAACCCCTACTCGGATGAAATTGAGTACATCATCTGTACCAACACCAACGTCAA GAACTCGAGCCAGGAGTCTCGGCCTGCCCTGTCAAACTCCATGCAGAGGCCCCAGCTGGGGCAGAGTGTCAGCCTTCCCCTGGAGATGGGCACGGCACAGCTGCCCGCAAG gcagcagcagccaccacaacAGACAGAGCTGGAAGTGGTCCCGGGAAGAGAGAGCCTGTCTGGTTACGACCACTCACAG GTTCCCGTTCAGCCCGTGGCAGCTGCCGGCCCGGAGCACAGCAAGCCCCTGGAGAAGGCAGAGAACCTTTTTAATCAGGAGCGGGACCCCCGGTTCAGCGAAATCTACAGCGGGATCGGTGCAG ACCAGAACAAAGCCCTTCCTGCCAGCTCGGTGCCCGCCAACCAGCCTCTCTTCACGCAGGGAAACACTTTCACCCCGTCGCGACCCGCCGAGAGCTTCAG gagcagcagcatggtCCCTCCCGTGAACATCATTCAGCAGCAGCCCTCGTCCGCGGGCCGGATCCTGGCGCAGATCTCGCGCCACTCCACCCCAGCTCAGGTCAGCGGAACCAACTGGGCTCCCGGGACACGGCCGGCGTTCGCGCCCCAG CAAGTGGCATCCCAGGCGGTGAAGACTCGACCCTCTTCCTTCAGCATGGGGACTTTCCAAGGCACCCCGTCCTCCTTCAGCCCCATGGCAGCGCCTGGCTCCACGGCTTCTCCCACCGGGGCCGCTTACCCCAACCTCGCCGGCCGCGGCACGGCCTTCG CCGCCGAGGCAGCGCAGACGCCGGCCCCGTTCCAGGCGCGGGCGACCGAGGGCGTGGGGATGTGGCCGCAGTGGCAAGGACAGCACCACGGCCCGGCGTCGGGGGAGCAGCACgtgcagcagccacagccaagCCAGCCTGAGGTCTTCTCA GACATGCTGACGATGCTGGGAGACCAGGGACCCAACTACAACAACGAAGAGTTCCCAGAGCTCAATATATTCCCTTcgttttcagaataa